The genomic region ATGcattaagagtataagtcaaaaatggcaatttttcaCTTCAGCCCttcaaagtttttattaacattgcTGAAATAACTATACAACTAAATAAACATCAAAATGGTGATGAAATATGATTCATAACTgtagtaattaactattttactttctattttgataataattgattataaaattcaaaatagtacatagcacgttagatatgtaaaacaataaaaataatgcTTGAGATTCATATGAGTCCAGTAAATGAAAAACACACAAAATGTTATTTGCTAAAAACAAAATGGAAATATTAAAATGTAAATGGAAATTGTCTACAAACAAAAACAGAtgactttttgtaaaaatgtatcAAGTATGATAAGCATAAAGTTTTAATGAAGGAGCTTCTCAAAATTCATTGAAGAGAACAATGACATACAATTTTGTCTAGTTTTACATTGGAACTGATAAATCTGTATTTCTGGACCTTGCAGGTAAACTACACTCTGTCATTTCAAGCAACTGTGAAGTAGAGCACTTTGAATGtcataaaaatctgatatatcccataattattGTTCGAAAGACAATGTgaccatattttaatgatattatataaccaatttgtatattccaactaataaaataaatagattaatTAAAGGAACTTATTCAAAACAACACCATGTGGACATAGCGTAGATTACCTCTGAGGTCCAGATTTATGATCGGTccttaaaaaattgttttctccttttttcatattttctatAAGCAACCAATTTTATAGGATCTGTCTTAGTATATTCTGACTTACTTTTTATACCATTAATAAATTTCTGGTCTTTGCCATTTAGAATTGTATTTACACTTTTACACCACATATATACAGAAAGTCTAACAATAAATTTACACAGATTTGAACCAACATTTGAATGTATTTTACAATTGAATACTGAAAATGTTAAAAGTTTATCTTTATTAAGTTGTTCACACAATATAGAGTGTAAAGGTTGCATATGACAGACCCTTGGAATTAGGTAAAACAATTTTGCAAGGGCCTCAGATACATAATGAGTCAACAAATTCCCAGGCACtgttaaatttgacatattatattGCCTGGCTTCAATAAATTCTGTATCTCCTTTCTTGTCTCTAAATAACATATTGTATTTACATTGCTCACATGAAACCTTCTTCAATACTTTTTTTGCTACATATCCTGCAACATAAGTTACAGTACACCTTCCCACCCGAGTTTTCTTAACATTTGAAACTGACATAGGAAGTGAATAATTAAGGTCAGGTACTAAAGGTGTACAACCTGGTAATACCTCACCAGTTAAAAAAAAACGTAAGGTGTCTAGTGCTCCCTCACTAACATCTTTTTCACAATTGCTTTCAGGTGAATGGAAAgacataaaattatttataaccaAAGCTTTGAAGGTGGTTATAGCATCTGACACACTTACTGAATTATCTGTAGCTCTATAACTTCTAATTAACCCGAAAAAATTTTCTAAAGCATCTTGCTGAAATGCTCTTAACAGTAAgtaattattattagtttttaataatttgttctttaaatataaaaatccacGAAtggtaaaattcaaattttttaatgaTGGTACAGAAACAAATTTCTGTTTCTTTCTATCAAAGAATTTCATtttgtttaaaacagttaaaGATCGTTTCCAAAATTGATCATGGTTTGATGTTAAGGTAACACCACCTTTCAAAGGTTTGCTTACAGGAGCAGTTTTCTGATTGGAATTCAAAGAATCAAAAAGTTcatctaaaaataaaattatacgaCCTGTATCTGCCACTTCACTACACAGATTCACTTCAGCTTTCCACTCTACAAGTTTCACCATTAAACTTCCAACTTGGTGACTGAAGACTTGCATGCAGTTCTTCACTTTCATCTTTTTGATTTTGTTCCTCAACACATGTTCGTCTGTTAATTTTGGGCAAATTCTTAAGGGCTCCGATGCATCCAGCTGGTAGAATTGCTCTATGTGGTCCCATTTAGCAATACCCTTCTTTCCATGAAGCTCGAAATGTAGATCCTTGTTTAATAAGTTGTTCCTCAAGCCTTTAAATAGGTGTGGGGTATCATAGAGAGGAACAATTTCTTTGCCATTAACAAGAAATCCAAAATATTGATAGTCTTGTCCTATTCTTAAATATTCCGTCCGGGATTCCTGAATTAATAAGTTGACTGCTGCTGCATTTGGTCCTCCTTGGTCGCATACTGTGGCTACAACAGTTAATCCAATATTTTGCAGTTGTTTAATTACGTCGATTATcaagttttttaattttctacttTTTGTAGCTCCATCACTAAATGTATAACAGATTGGCTGCTTCCATTGTTTGTAAATACCTTTAATCATAAACACATTTATATAGTTGGCAAAATTTGGGCACCTTTCAGTACCATAATCTTCTAACCCCTCTATCTTATCTTCTTTTTGGTTGTATTGTAGACGTGTTGACAAAAACATTTCATCGAACATTAATACACAGTGCCGGTCCCTTGGCGTCATTTTGTGGACACTCTTTTGTAACATCTCAAACATGATCTCATTAATTCCAGGATTTAATTTAATCTTATTCAATAAATTTGTCAACGTTCTTTTAGATGGCaaagaaaaaatttttgacaGCAGTTTGTACCCTTTTCCACTTCCTTTAAATAGTGTTAGAGCCAGGACCTTCTCATCTATGGTAAATTTTCTTCCCTTCAGTTTTTGTTGTTGGGTACGAATTTGAGACAAAATAAATGTATATGTTAATGGATTAACCTGCTCAGCCAATTTTCTAAATGGTACTGTTTCTGATAAACGTTTAGCAGCCTGTAATTTTTCTTGGTAACTTGATAATCTATATGCCAACTTATGAATTCTATTACTTGATGCAACAATTTTTGTATACATTTTCCTTTTCTTTGGTGTTAAGTACTGCTTCCTTGAAATTTGTATACTTTTTAAAATGCCTCTCCTTGCCTTCCTGCCTTGCTGTTTGCCTATAACAATGCAATAATATtacaattaaaaacatttttaaactacagtaaaacctgtgttaacggccacctgccaaaagCGGCCAGTGTAAAAATTCCCCttaccaattatatgtagactacaaaaactggcaataccggacACCTTTAtgtatcggccaatagttctttcatttttagtggccgttactgacaggtttcaCTGTATTTCAAACATTTTTGCAAAACATTACAAAACATACAAATATTTGCAAACATACAAAACATgattagagagttatcaagtaactctaggagaatacggtaacgttatttTAGCAATGGAGCATGCGCAGTATGAATATTGAATAACGGAACTGATTTTAACGTTAACGGGctgcagcgatatgaaaatggttattcatttttaattataatgtacttcttcatcatgagtaattatgtattgtcttttaaatgtgtatttatttttgtaattagtatcaacttgaaatgataatatacatttatcgtttaaggtatgactatgttttgactctaaaataaatgttttaaaaatcgaatcctgcctctttcggttagtaactacccatggatatcacaaattgtgcttactgataggtttgttcgtagaatgatcagcaactcttgccaaccatcagacacatgtgcattcgtagtctatgaatgctaactattaactgcacaacgctaactgttaactgctcatgcatcttatggttggcagcagttgctaatcgtttgtgtcgtactatgaacaaacctattaggtctggatcccgtgtaccaaaaaaattgattaatagcaagctgaaaatttgttaatagcttaacggtgtccagttggacaaactttgatgtattgtggcactggaacaggggtagttttaattgtgaaacagtttggaaactcagatttggaacatcagattacgaaaacatcccatatattttgtcggacagaacatccaattgatctgttaccctttcattaaattctcatgcaaaaatcagactgctattactaaccaacatgattcctgtagtttgacatggtcttcgtgttctactcattaaaatgcccagttggcgattttttcaccagtctggtttttgcatgagagtttaatgaattgtaacaaatcaattggaagttttatctgacaaattacataaacattttcgtagtttgacgttccaaatttttaacctgttccacagttaaaacttctagtgttcccatacatcaaagtttgtcggactagacactgttaagctattaataaatttacagcttgctattaatcaactttttttggtacgcgggatccaggtctatatggaataaataaataacaaaacaaattccctgtcaaaactgcatttattttgaatagaatgaaaaacaaaataatattgttttaacaaaataggggataaatgttaaaatttagtattaataaagtttgtcacattggcctaaaattaatgtcactagttacgttagtgtcacatataaataattgtaataatattaataaaaaccataattcctagcatgagtgcgtcctgttttttgataatttagttaAGCAAGGAAACGTAAATGAgtttctaatagggcttttcatcgattgtcatttgtttcgagcttctgttagatgttgtataatcgtgtataatattactataaacggattatacgacacatgacagaagcccacaacaaatgactgtgaataaaaATCCCTACAAGggaacacgaaaaaaattaacattatccgatcagctcgacttccacagttcactactatacaagttacaggcatgttttcagcacttaaaatcaccaaaaacgaaaagtttataaaataatcaatctaatgaatgtctttaaatactatattaagctcaaaatcacgacaaaaaacaaattaaaattaacattattctgatcagttggacttccacaATTCACTACTATAACAAttcacaggcatgttgtcagcactcaaaatcaccaaaaacgtaaagtttataaaataattaatctactGAATGTCTAAATACTATATTAGCTCAAAATcaggacaaaaaacaaattaaaattaacattatcccgATCAGTTGGAcctccacagttcactactatacaagtcacaggcacgttgtcagcactcaaaatcaccaaaaacgtaaagtttataaaataattaatctaatgaatgtctttaaatactatactacctcaaaatcacgacaaaaaacaaataagaaaaatcaataattacattgagtttaggttaagaacagttttgtgtgccaaccaatgaactgtcaatacggaacaatatatacaatttaaattcccgccatattttttcaatgttcaacacgtttgcaaagttcaacttaaatatcttatgtttgcaaaaatggcaaccgctttccaaacatgtttgacgttagcaagtcgttcagaaccataaagcgcaaactgattgccaacgtttgcatctggtgaacgcgcccatATGTATCTTGGGTAAAACaaaccaaaaatagaaaaaaaaattaaacaaatttaattataTTGCTGTCAAATACAACATTTAGTGACTGACAGCTACCAACTTTTAACGTGAACGTCAAGCACAAATTCTACCACTTGATAACtctaaaattacatatacgttaaAACTTATACCGTATAAAAATAGCGTTTACGTGTCAAAATAACGGAtggatagaattttacttgataactctctattaaCCCTAAACCTTATGTAGGTTCCATGTATGCgtaagggtgggtaaaaaatgtccacctaaaaAATAGCTACAGTAAAAACTATGTTACCAGCCACCTGCCAAAATCGACCACCTGTACTAACgaccagtttaaaaattccccaaaccgttatatgtagactacaaaaactggtaATACCAGCCACCTTGCTATAAcagccaatagttctttcatttttagtggccgttactgacaggttttactgtaatactGAGAATTGTTacaaatggattaaacttaagaatcttatgcttagtAGACACAGCATTtcctaaaatattaatataaacgatATAAGTACAAACCttcaacaaaattacaatgtaaatcaaaattaaaatactagTAAAAATCAGTAATTCAGAtctgtcgattttctccacattcttcctctCAGCCTTCTCATTAGTGTGGCAGATAATTGTGTCGATTATGTAAGTGTAAGTCAATAATTATGTGGATTATGTTCctgccaacgagaaattataCAGAAACCTTTAGTAATAAGTTTTACCAACCCAGGGTGGACATTttgtgcccacccatatttaactaaaaatattacttttattttcaaaaatattggtagaacccAATTTACATTCCATATAGGGCAgactttttaacaataaataatttttgaaaaattttggaacacctaataaatatgttacaagggaatgtACATTAAGTGGACTTTTTATCCACCCTTGGGCATTTAAGGGTTAGACCCACCCTTGGGTATTTACTATTAGAATAATTAATTACTTACCACCAGCATTTCTGTCTTGCTCCATATTGTCAGATAAGTCTTGCTGGGAAGTAGAAGGCCTGGCATTTCTGTCTTGCTCCATATTATCAGATAGGTCTTGCTGGTAAGTAGGAGACTTGGCATAATCTAGATAAATaagaatattattacaattaagaatttagttaaggcacatttttatatattaccATGATCAATAAACCTCTTTTTGGCTGGAGTTTCCTCAATATCTGTTTCCATTATGTCTTGCTGGGAAGTAGAAGGTCTGGCATTTCTGTCTTGCTCCATATTATTAGATAAATCTTGCTGGGAAGTAGAAGGCCTAGCATTTCTGTCTTGGTCCATATTATCAGATAGGTCTTGCTGGGAAGTAGGAGACTTGGCATAATCTAGATAAATaagaatattattacaattaagaatttagttaaggcacatttttatatattaccATGATCAATAAACCTCTTTTTGGCTGGAGTTTCCTCAATATCTCTTTCCATTATGTCTTGCTGGGAAGTAGAAGGTCTGGCATTTCTGTCTTGCTCCATATTACTAGATAAATCTTGCTGGGAAGTAGAAGGCCTGGCATTTCTGTCTTGCTCCATATTTCTGTCTTGCTGGGAAGTAGAAGGCCTGACATAACCTAAATAATTTTCTTCATCCTGATAATCTGAGGTACATTTCTTACTTTGTGGCGGTAAAAATAAGCGCGGGATGGCCCCTTTGATAATTCCTCTCCTTCCAGATTTCACGTCTGGTACcctatcttcttctttaaaatgccTAGAACAAATACAAAAATTCTTGTAAACACGTAGTGGTGTATACTTACTTAATCGATTCGTTTTGATTAGTTTCAACCATTCCAAAAACATGTCCATCGCATCATGTGGATTTGGAAAACGAAATCGTTTGCTTGTTGAATCGGTGCAACCAGGAACGCAACATTTTTTAAGTCTTGTTGTATGTTGTTCCATTTCAATAATGGTAAAACTCTGTCTTAGctcaatttttaaaaaaacaaaacaagacaAAATCAACACAAAGCAATTTGTAATGGCGTACATGCGTACATATTACAAtagaaattgtgatagcaaatcaACAAATCCCGCCAGCAAATGTGTCATGCGCAACGAAGTCATGTCATGCGTCATGTCATTCTACTGTCATGTCATGACTACTAGCACCGCTAAGCGGACGCGCCCACAAGCAGAACATTGTGATCGCTATTCCTATCCTACTTACATTACTATGTTGGTTTTTACTGTGACACTTCGCTTGGTACGCTAGAACGGAAAAGTGGCGGATGACTGATTGAAAAGGacggaaattttaatacaatagtttcaagcttttataagtgatatttagtggcaaattattggtggtgctttggagaagctaggagactaagttttgggagatcccggaggaattggaagtcatgtcatccggtaaatttttttttactcttaaaaaggttgagaaaaaggaacgaatatggccgctatcatgtcatattaaattcctattgaatttatttctgtaaatgtatgaatcggagttgttctttgaatttagtatctttaattatatccatagttcgaaaatatacactcagatgaagattatcttgtcacatatcctgtaaattatatcatttgatttgtgtggttatgtcaacctcataatattgaattcaaattttacagattacattcattattctctattctattagattgtgtgtattctagccaccttaaattcgttccaaaagccagtatttttcttaaaatttacaacacattacattatcccataccatttttaataataaaaaaataccctttatagacatatttttcagataaaaatcatattctgtattaaatattgaatttaaagttaaatcccaaattaatgtgtgtaatgtgaatcaaggtcaaatccatcattgtttttgctaatgatctttttgttgttcattctgaaaaaaaagatatctcatttcttttcctttggctctttgacctttccttagattctgacattgaaactaaaacgggacatgtttgtttttagccacttgggggaaatcttaaactgtaaccagtccgtcagctcccctcacaactgggagcaaccgttctacgccaagccaggtcatttggagaccagcctggagaacctcccacatacctactttgtatcctgccctctgcaccccagaagggcatcggtatat from Diabrotica virgifera virgifera chromosome 3, PGI_DIABVI_V3a harbors:
- the LOC126882807 gene encoding uncharacterized protein LOC126882807 isoform X2, translating into MYAITNCFVLILSCFVFLKIELRQSFTIIEMEQHTTRLKKCCVPGCTDSTSKRFRFPNPHDAMDMFLEWLKLIKTNRLSKYTPLRVYKNFCICSRHFKEEDRVPDVKSGRRGIIKGAIPRLFLPPQSKKCTSDYQDEENYLGYVRPSTSQQDRNMEQDRNARPSTSQQDLSSNMEQDRNARPSTSQQDIMERDIEETPAKKRFIDHDYAKSPTYQQDLSDNMEQDRNARPSTSQQDLSDNMEQDRNAGGKQQGRKARRGILKSIQISRKQYLTPKKRKMYTKIVASSNRIHKLAYRLSSYQEKLQAAKRLSETVPFRKLAEQVNPLTYTFILSQIRTQQQKLKGRKFTIDEKVLALTLFKGSGKGYKLLSKIFSLPSKRTLTNLLNKIKLNPGINEIMFEMLQKSVHKMTPRDRHCVLMFDEMFLSTRLQYNQKEDKIEGLEDYGTERCPNFANYINVFMIKGIYKQWKQPICYTFSDGATKSRKLKNLIIDVIKQLQNIGLTVVATVCDQGGPNAAAVNLLIQESRTEYLRIGQDYQYFGFLVNGKEIVPLYDTPHLFKGLRNNLLNKDLHFELHGKKGIAKWDHIEQFYQLDASEPLRICPKLTDEHVLRNKIKKMKVKNCMQVFSHQVGSLMVKLVEWKAEVNLCSEVADTGRIILFLDELFDSLNSNQKTAPVSKPLKGGVTLTSNHDQFWKRSLTVLNKMKFFDRKKQKFVSVPSLKNLNFTIRGFLYLKNKLLKTNNNYLLLRAFQQDALENFFGLIRSYRATDNSVSVSDAITTFKALVINNFMSFHSPESNCEKDVSEGALDTLRFFLTGEVLPGCTPLVPDLNYSLPMSVSNVKKTRVGRCTVTYVAGYVAKKVLKKVSCEQCKYNMLFRDKKGDTEFIEARQYNMSNLTVPGNLLTHYVSEALAKLFYLIPRVCHMQPLHSILCEQLNKDKLLTFSVFNCKIHSNVGSNLCKFIVRLSVYMWCKSVNTILNGKDQKFINGIKSKSEYTKTDPIKLVAYRKYEKRRKQFFKDRS
- the LOC126882807 gene encoding uncharacterized protein LOC126882807 isoform X1, producing the protein MYAITNCFVLILSCFVFLKIELRQSFTIIEMEQHTTRLKKCCVPGCTDSTSKRFRFPNPHDAMDMFLEWLKLIKTNRLSKYTPLRVYKNFCICSRHFKEEDRVPDVKSGRRGIIKGAIPRLFLPPQSKKCTSDYQDEENYLGYVRPSTSQQDRNMEQDRNARPSTSQQDLSSNMEQDRNARPSTSQQDIMERDIEETPAKKRFIDHDYAKSPTSQQDLSDNMDQDRNARPSTSQQDLSNNMEQDRNARPSTSQQDIMETDIEETPAKKRFIDHDYAKSPTYQQDLSDNMEQDRNARPSTSQQDLSDNMEQDRNAGGKQQGRKARRGILKSIQISRKQYLTPKKRKMYTKIVASSNRIHKLAYRLSSYQEKLQAAKRLSETVPFRKLAEQVNPLTYTFILSQIRTQQQKLKGRKFTIDEKVLALTLFKGSGKGYKLLSKIFSLPSKRTLTNLLNKIKLNPGINEIMFEMLQKSVHKMTPRDRHCVLMFDEMFLSTRLQYNQKEDKIEGLEDYGTERCPNFANYINVFMIKGIYKQWKQPICYTFSDGATKSRKLKNLIIDVIKQLQNIGLTVVATVCDQGGPNAAAVNLLIQESRTEYLRIGQDYQYFGFLVNGKEIVPLYDTPHLFKGLRNNLLNKDLHFELHGKKGIAKWDHIEQFYQLDASEPLRICPKLTDEHVLRNKIKKMKVKNCMQVFSHQVGSLMVKLVEWKAEVNLCSEVADTGRIILFLDELFDSLNSNQKTAPVSKPLKGGVTLTSNHDQFWKRSLTVLNKMKFFDRKKQKFVSVPSLKNLNFTIRGFLYLKNKLLKTNNNYLLLRAFQQDALENFFGLIRSYRATDNSVSVSDAITTFKALVINNFMSFHSPESNCEKDVSEGALDTLRFFLTGEVLPGCTPLVPDLNYSLPMSVSNVKKTRVGRCTVTYVAGYVAKKVLKKVSCEQCKYNMLFRDKKGDTEFIEARQYNMSNLTVPGNLLTHYVSEALAKLFYLIPRVCHMQPLHSILCEQLNKDKLLTFSVFNCKIHSNVGSNLCKFIVRLSVYMWCKSVNTILNGKDQKFINGIKSKSEYTKTDPIKLVAYRKYEKRRKQFFKDRS